From a region of the Natronogracilivirga saccharolytica genome:
- a CDS encoding SusC/RagA family TonB-linked outer membrane protein, with translation MSYKKLLYICFFLALLPAMGQAQTGEISGTVKDAATGDGLAGANVLVRGENIGAATSLEGDYTITNVPAGAQTLEVRYLGYQAKTLSVEVTAGEVLNVDIDLAQSQLNMDEVVITGTAGDTRRRAVGNSISRVDASDIMERVSNNTVTELLQAKVPGMTLVPGSGTAGTAANIRIRGAGSMQASVQPIFYVDGVRIQTGGQGNFNVYGQNTSALDAINPNDIASIEVIKGPAAATIYGANAASGVINITTKQGSMGEPNINWSARVERGGTSWPESWRPTNYSLVTEERLDAPDNWPGMVGMQAGEFFEHIPMSENSDALRTGVLNQYSLSVRGGGQQYSFFVSGSRDEEDGVFYNNYSNRSSVRGNFRFFPSEQLDFSVNAGYSNNHVRLPLNDNIAYGLIISSWLAVPGRQYTGAGDVGFFTIAPEYANTYNNQTRSDRFSISSTINYRPLDWFTNRLRVGIDSNTRQAELFYTPDQTGLAPFGVNVADGYVSIATPKTDVYTIDYGGSLQFDLNQQIRSDFSFGFQFEAVDGRSATATGEGLGSEAARLVGNAATTFGSQSFSESRSFGVYVQEQIGWEDRLFATAAVRMDNNSVFGSEINRVFYPKTSLSYVMSEAPFFNYRYVDEFRLRAAWGQAGNAPGTYAASRTYTTSVRTMEDGSAEPALRYATFGNPDLVAERSSELELGFDLSMFMDRLGLEITYYNTVTRDAIMSVSVAPSTGFSGSTLENLGEIKNTGIEAVLSFVPLALNSVNWRNTFTFSTNSNELVSFGDGRDSQIFGIYHPVQRYEEGKPLGAFWAQRASRDDDGVMRLESEDIYKGPSLPTRELKYSAEINFLGGFRFFALVDYQGGHYQFNVKDMRRDRARISWETVNPEADPDEVAARALWGQTYHHVQPADFIKLRDVSLSYTLPVSFVDQIGLNRATLSVTGHNLAVLWTRYGGHDPEVNFHGDASFSRVDSWTAPNFRRITGSLSIDF, from the coding sequence ATGAGCTATAAAAAACTACTGTATATTTGTTTTTTTCTTGCTTTGCTGCCTGCCATGGGACAGGCACAAACAGGAGAAATAAGCGGTACCGTTAAAGATGCAGCTACAGGCGATGGACTTGCTGGCGCCAATGTACTGGTACGCGGCGAAAATATTGGAGCTGCTACAAGTCTGGAAGGTGATTACACTATTACAAATGTTCCGGCCGGCGCTCAAACGCTTGAGGTGCGTTATCTGGGATACCAGGCAAAGACATTGAGTGTAGAGGTGACGGCGGGCGAGGTGCTGAATGTAGATATTGATCTTGCGCAATCTCAGCTGAATATGGATGAAGTGGTCATAACTGGAACAGCCGGTGATACACGACGACGGGCGGTTGGAAACTCCATAAGCAGAGTCGATGCCAGTGATATCATGGAGCGTGTATCCAACAACACCGTCACAGAACTTTTGCAGGCGAAGGTTCCGGGTATGACTCTTGTTCCCGGATCAGGTACTGCCGGAACGGCTGCCAATATCCGGATCAGGGGTGCCGGTTCCATGCAGGCTTCCGTCCAGCCGATATTCTATGTTGATGGTGTACGTATCCAGACAGGTGGTCAGGGTAATTTCAATGTCTACGGACAAAATACCTCTGCGCTTGATGCCATCAACCCCAATGATATTGCTTCGATTGAAGTCATAAAAGGACCTGCCGCTGCAACAATTTATGGTGCGAATGCCGCCAGCGGTGTGATTAATATCACAACCAAACAGGGAAGTATGGGCGAACCCAACATCAACTGGAGTGCGCGTGTGGAAAGAGGGGGGACATCCTGGCCTGAGTCTTGGCGTCCAACGAATTACTCTCTTGTAACCGAGGAACGTCTTGATGCCCCTGATAACTGGCCCGGTATGGTAGGCATGCAGGCTGGTGAGTTTTTTGAGCATATTCCGATGAGCGAAAACTCCGATGCCCTCAGAACCGGAGTGCTGAATCAATACTCTCTTTCTGTCAGAGGTGGCGGTCAACAGTACTCCTTTTTTGTATCCGGATCCAGGGACGAAGAAGATGGCGTTTTTTACAACAACTATTCCAACAGATCTTCGGTAAGAGGTAACTTCCGGTTTTTCCCATCAGAACAACTCGACTTTTCTGTAAATGCCGGATACTCGAACAACCATGTCAGGCTGCCATTGAATGATAACATTGCCTATGGTCTGATAATCAGTTCCTGGCTCGCTGTTCCCGGGCGTCAGTATACCGGTGCAGGGGATGTAGGGTTCTTTACTATTGCTCCCGAATATGCCAATACTTACAACAATCAGACCCGTTCCGACCGGTTCAGCATAAGCTCAACCATCAATTACCGGCCTTTGGATTGGTTTACCAACCGGCTGAGGGTTGGAATTGACAGCAATACCAGGCAAGCCGAGCTGTTCTACACACCTGACCAGACAGGCCTGGCACCTTTCGGTGTCAATGTCGCAGATGGATATGTCAGCATAGCAACACCCAAAACAGATGTTTATACCATCGACTATGGCGGATCACTGCAGTTTGATTTAAATCAACAGATTCGGTCCGATTTTTCCTTTGGTTTCCAGTTTGAGGCGGTTGACGGGCGCAGTGCTACGGCTACGGGTGAAGGGCTCGGGTCAGAAGCAGCCCGACTGGTTGGGAATGCTGCTACCACATTCGGCTCCCAGTCTTTCTCTGAATCACGCTCTTTTGGTGTTTACGTACAGGAACAGATCGGTTGGGAAGACAGGTTGTTTGCAACAGCGGCCGTACGAATGGATAACAACTCTGTCTTTGGTTCAGAAATAAACCGTGTGTTCTATCCGAAAACGTCCCTGTCTTATGTCATGTCTGAAGCACCATTTTTCAATTATCGCTACGTAGATGAGTTCAGGCTCCGGGCAGCATGGGGACAAGCAGGTAACGCACCGGGAACCTATGCAGCTTCACGTACTTATACTACCAGTGTACGCACAATGGAGGATGGCTCCGCTGAACCTGCTCTCCGGTATGCAACATTCGGAAATCCGGACCTGGTGGCTGAAAGATCTTCTGAACTGGAGCTGGGATTTGACTTATCCATGTTTATGGACCGGCTGGGGCTTGAGATTACCTATTACAATACGGTCACCCGTGATGCGATTATGAGTGTCAGTGTCGCACCTTCAACCGGCTTTTCCGGAAGTACGCTTGAAAACCTTGGTGAAATCAAGAATACCGGTATAGAAGCGGTGTTGAGCTTTGTACCTCTTGCACTTAATTCGGTAAACTGGCGAAATACTTTTACGTTCTCTACCAACAGCAATGAGCTGGTTTCCTTTGGTGATGGCAGAGATTCCCAGATATTTGGTATCTACCACCCGGTTCAGCGATACGAAGAAGGCAAACCTCTCGGTGCATTCTGGGCTCAAAGAGCATCACGTGATGATGATGGAGTCATGAGGCTTGAATCTGAAGATATTTACAAGGGCCCGTCACTTCCGACCCGTGAGCTTAAATATTCGGCAGAGATCAATTTCCTCGGCGGATTTCGCTTCTTCGCACTTGTGGACTACCAGGGAGGCCATTATCAGTTCAACGTGAAGGACATGCGCCGTGATCGTGCCCGCATAAGCTGGGAGACGGTTAATCCTGAGGCTGACCCGGATGAAGTAGCCGCAAGAGCACTATGGGGGCAAACGTATCACCACGTTCAGCCTGCTGATTTTATCAAACTGCGCGATGTATCATTGAGTTATACCCTGCCGGTTTCTTTTGTAGATCAGATTGGTCTGAATCGTGCAACACTTTCTGTAACGGGACATAATCTTGCCGTACTGTGGACCCGCTACGGAGGACATGATCCCGAGGTAAACTTCCATGGAGATGCCTCTTTCAGCCGCGTGGACTCGTGGACGGCTCCCAACTTCCGTCGTATCACAGGCTCGCTCAGCATTGATTTCTGA